The genomic stretch ATTTGGAACAGCTTCTTCCATCCCATATTGTCACGGTATGTATAGAATACTTCTCTCCAACCTTCTATTTGAGAAAATGCTTTTTTTCCTTCAATATTTGTTAACTCTTCTAATATCGCCTTTTTTCCAACTATATCCGCTGATGTAAACTGTAAACATTTTATAATAAAAATTCTCTCCGTTTGTTCATTCGGATCATAACCATAAGAAATTGCTATTTCTTGAAGTGTCTTTAGTGTCAGACCTAACAATATTGGAATATCTATTGCAATCGTGAACATTCCACCAAACCCTGTAGTTGCTCCTTGAACCTTTGCAAATTGTTTACGGCTAGAAATAAAAGCATTTGAAACCTGATCCATTTGTTCAAGACTAAGCTGATTTACCATTTCAACCTCAGATATCTCTTGAATAGAGAGTTCCCTGCTCATCCTTGTAAGAGTTGCTGGAACACTAACTAAATATTGACCACCTGCATTAACATATTTTGATAGTTCATCCAAAATCAGCCCAATTTTATCATGAACAAATTTCGGTGTTATTTTATCTAAAATCATAAAAGGAATTCTGCCGATTTTCTCCCAAAAAAATACGCTTTTTTGATCCTTTTCCCATTTTTCAATTTCATTAAGCTGCCTTATTAAGTACTCTTTCGTTTCCATAAGCACTCCTAACATTTATTCTTTAAACATATTCAATCATTAAACTATATTGCTTAACATTAATAATACAAAAATATAAATGGGAATGTCTAATGAGCTAGGATTACTAACATACTCATTTACTTACTCATATCCCTTTAACTTCTCTCTTGAAAAAAAACGAGGGTCCCCAAAAACCTATGGGATACCCTCTAGTTGATCTTTAATCTAAAAATCTAATTTTATCCGGATTTCGAATCATATAAATTCTTCGATAACGGTCATCTTCTATTTCAAAACAAATTACAGTTGCTTCTTCTCCCTCAGCTTTTACCATTAAGCCAATTTGATTATTTACCAAAACACATTGAATTTTTGATGGGGTAGTTATTTTCTTTCTTATTCCGGTCAGAAATGCAACCACATTTTTCTGTAGATTTATTGGACGTAGAGCAGCTTTCGTTTTACCACCAGCATCTGTAATGAGTATAATATCTTCGGTTAGAAGTGATATTAACATATCTAAATTACCAGTTTCTGCTGCTTCTATAAATCGTTTAGCAATGTCTAGTTCATGATTAAGATTTTGTTTTATAGCTGCATCCTTTATTTGGATTTTACGTTGAAGTCTACTAAATATTTTCCGGCAATTTAATTCAGTTTTATTTAAAATATTCGCTATTGTACGAAAATCAAAATCAAAGGCTTCGCGTAATACAAATACTGCTCTTTCGGTTGGATTTAACTGTTCTATTAATACTAAAAACCCATAGGTAATCGTTTCATCTAAAATCATCTTCTCGATTGGATCTCTATATAGATCCTCAGGTAAGTTTTGAATGATCGGTTCTGGTAGCCACGGTCCAATGTAGACTTCCCTTTTATGTTTAGATGATTTTAATACGTCTAAGCAGCGATTGGTCATAATTTTGCATAGATAAGCTTTCATATTATTTGGCTCATCTTTTGCGGAGTGATTCAATTTTTGAACTGCGAGAAATGTATCCTGTACTAAATCCTCCGAATCCTCAATTGAACCAAGCATACTATAACCTATCGAAAATAGAAGTGGCTTATATTGAGAATATAGATCGTCTACCTCCATGAACTTTCTCACCTCTATTATTAAATTAGTTGAAAAGCAAGCTTTTCATTTATTAAATTTGCAGCGTTTTTTGCGCTAGTCAATGATGCATTTAATAGAAGTTCCATTTGACCAACCCAATCTCCTGCGACAAAAATGCCATCTACACCTACTTCACTATTTGATAAACTTCTATTTAAGCTTTCAAATGGTTTTTTTATATCATTAGAAACAATAAGTTTAGGAAGG from Arthrobacter citreus encodes the following:
- a CDS encoding EcsC family protein — encoded protein: METKEYLIRQLNEIEKWEKDQKSVFFWEKIGRIPFMILDKITPKFVHDKIGLILDELSKYVNAGGQYLVSVPATLTRMSRELSIQEISEVEMVNQLSLEQMDQVSNAFISSRKQFAKVQGATTGFGGMFTIAIDIPILLGLTLKTLQEIAISYGYDPNEQTERIFIIKCLQFTSADIVGKKAILEELTNIEGKKAFSQIEGWREVFYTYRDNMGWKKLFQMIPIAGLIFGAYVNKQAIEDVGEAGRMLYKKRRILERLNHVE
- the sigJ gene encoding RNA polymerase sigma factor SigJ, whose product is MEVDDLYSQYKPLLFSIGYSMLGSIEDSEDLVQDTFLAVQKLNHSAKDEPNNMKAYLCKIMTNRCLDVLKSSKHKREVYIGPWLPEPIIQNLPEDLYRDPIEKMILDETITYGFLVLIEQLNPTERAVFVLREAFDFDFRTIANILNKTELNCRKIFSRLQRKIQIKDAAIKQNLNHELDIAKRFIEAAETGNLDMLISLLTEDIILITDAGGKTKAALRPINLQKNVVAFLTGIRKKITTPSKIQCVLVNNQIGLMVKAEGEEATVICFEIEDDRYRRIYMIRNPDKIRFLD